The genomic window TTAATCTGCTTAGGCTGATTTGCAACAGACCGCTGATGCTGCGCAGAAACTGTTGCTAATCGTTCTAACGCCAACATCGCCGACGGCGTTTTTGTCTTCGACGATGTTGTGTCAGGCTTTTTTAACGGTGTTTTCTCTTGCTCTTTTTTTAGTGACGCTTTTGCTTTTAGCAATTGCAAGGTAGGTGTATTAATTAATTTTTCATCTGATGGACTTATCGCTTTATCAATGACTTTTTTTTTATCTTTTATATTAGAGGAGATATCAGTATGACTATCAATATCATTGCCTACGGTAACTGATTCAATTCTATTTGGCGACGACACCAATGAAACTTCAGTATCATTAATACACTTAGGATGAAATGCTAATGCACGTAATAACGTCATCTCAACCCCCATTCGCCTTTCTGGCGCATAGGGAAGCTCTTTACGTCCGACTAATAAAGTTTGATAATAGAGCTGTAAATCCGTTGGCGTAATCAAGCGCGCAAGTAAACATAAACGCTCTTCTATCGGCGAAGCAGTATCTTGCATCTCCACAGGTAAAAGCTGGATCATCGCAATGCGATGAATTAATGATAACATTTCAATCAATACGTTTTCCCAGTCACTGCCCCGCAACGCAATATCTTCGACTAAGGCCATCATTTTTTGACCATCGGCATGTACAATCGCTTCAATGATCGCTAGGGGCTGTTCATCATTCAATATTCCTAGCATTTGACTAACTGAATCGGCCGATACCTGCCCCTGCCCCATGGCAATAGCTTGATCAGTCAAACTTAATGCATCACGTAAACTACCTTCGGCCGCTCTGGCGATTAATTGGCGGGCACGTTTATCACTCGATATTTGCTCAGCCGCTAAAATGCGTTCAAGTTGACTGCTAATTTGGTCAATATCCAGTGTTCTTAAATGAAATTGAAGGCAACGTGATAAAACTGTTATCGGTAATTTCTGTGGATCTGTGGTTGCTAAGAGAAATTTTACATGTTCTGGCGGCTCTTCCAGTGTCTTGAGCAAAGCATTGAAGCTATGACGAGAAAGCATATGAACTTCGTCGATTAAGTAGACTTTAAATCGACCACGCGCTGGTGCATACTGGACATTATCTAGCAGCTCGCGGGTATCCTCAACTTTAGTGCGCGAAGCGGCATCAATTTCAATCAAATCAACAAATCGCCCATGCGCTATCTCAAGACAGTTAACACACTGACCACAAGGATTTTGGCTTATCCCTACCTCACAGTTAAGCCCTTTCGCAAAAAGTCGCGCAATGGTCGTTTTTCCAACCCCGCGTGTACCAGAAAATAGGTAGGCATGATGAAGCCGCTGCTGTTGCAAACCATTTGCCAGCGCGGTCAAAACGTGTTGTTGCCCAACTACATCGGTAAATGTTTGTGGGCGCCATTTACGGGCAAGTACCTGGTAGCTCATGATTCCTATTAGACGTTAAGTATATAGTTTGTTAACCAACATAGCGCTGTTCGCCTAGTCAGCACATTTCGCTAGAAAATTTTATTGATTAATGTCCTGGGAATTCAACCAAATTAAAACAATTGACCCCGTGTTTTTTTAAACGTTCGATACCGCCTAAATCAGGCAAACAGATAATGAATGCCGCTTCATTCACTTTACCTCCAAGCTGCCGGATCAAGCGTACTGTTGCCTCAATCGTACCACCGGTAGCGAGTAAATCATCAACAACTAATACATTGTCTTTAGCTGAAATGCTATCCTTATGGATCTCTAGTGTATCGCTACCATATTCTAGTTCATAATTTTGCCGTAAAGTGGCTCGCGGTAGTTTTCCCTCTTTACGTACTGGCACAAATCCTACACCTAAACGCAAAGCAACCGGTGCCCCAAACAAGAAACCTCTTGCTTCAGTACCAACAATTTTAGTGATACCTTTATTTTTATAATGTTCAACAAGTAGATCAATAGTGGCCTGATAAGCGGCAGGATTATCCAATAACGTTGTAATATCACGAAACAATACACCTGGTATCGGATAATCAGGAATTGTTTCAATACTGTCTTTTATAAATTGTATTTTTTTTTCATTAACCATCATAATTATCATCATAGATAAAATAATCAAACACTACAATCTATGAAAAGTACTATAAAAATGCAATAACTTACTTACTAATATGCGCATTTTTACTGTAATAAGTCAAATCGCAATCACATATTTTTTATTATTATGGCTTACTATATGAAAACACAAAAGTTACTGAACGCGCTTGAAGAGCAAATTGAAGCATTATCAGAACAAATAAAGCCTATTGCACACTCTGCTTTTATAACATCACGTTTTGATCAAAAATTATTTTATCGAAAAAGCCATCAATTAAGCGATTGTTTATTTGAAATTAAGCAACATTTTAGTCAATTAAAAAATGCGGTTATCACTTCACGTTTAGAACAGGTTACTTTCTTGACAGAAAAAATTATTGCCCAAATTGGTGCAATAACGCGAGAATCTGCAACCCAAACATTAAGAGAACAAGAAAATCAACATAGCCAAAAAGAAAAAACCGTCGATCGCTATGAACGTTTAGTTCAACATCAAGATTATGAACGTCGTCTAATCGCAATGATAAATGATAGAGAACAACAATTAGATAAACAACAGTCATACGTTGCTTGCCAGAAACTGCAGCAAGAAATAGCTGCATTAACAGGAAGGTTAGTGAGATGCCGTCAGGCTCTTTCACGCATAGAAAGGGCAATTGAGCACGATGAAAATCAAAGTATCGAATAAAAAATAATATAGGTAATATTTAATGAATTTAGAAACTGCGCCATTAGAAATCCAAGTTGCCATTGATTTAATTTATATTCTAGAAATTAATCAAATTGAACCCACTACTGCACTCAAAGCACTTGATATTGTGAAAAAAGATTATGAGAATAAAAAAGCCAACACATTACTTACCAATGCAACTAAAAAACGTTGATATAAATAATGCAATTATTATTTTGCAGCATTATTAATCTCGATTGTTTTTATCACGGTGTTTTGCTCTCTTTCCAACGCCAAGAGTACGTTCAACTTCTTGCACAGAATCACCTTTGTTATTACGAAGGTGAACTTCTAACTGATTAAAAGCAATATCGATATTTTGTTCTCGACATAGGCTATCAATCATTCGATTGACTTCGTCCAATGTTGTACTTCTATCCGCTATCTGTCGAACATAAAAACGTAATTCATGATTAAGGGTACTGTCACCAAAATCAGTAAAAAATACTAATGGAGCAGGATCCGACATGATCTTGTTGTTACTTTGTGCTGCCTGTAACAAAATCGCTTTGACTTTATCAAGATCAGAACCATAAGCAACACCTAGCTTGATAATAATACGGGTTATAGTATCTGATAACGACCAATTTATTAAACGTTCTGTTACAAATGCTTTATTGGGAATAATGACTTCTTTACGATCAAAATCCGTTATGGTAGTTGCTCGAATACGAATTTTACTTACTGTGCCTGAAAAATTACCAATCGTAACGGTATCACCAATTCTGACCGGCCTTTCAAACAGAATAATAATACCCGAGACAAAGTTGGCAAAAATTTCTTGTAAACCAAAACCTAAACCAAATGTTAATGCTGCCGCTAGCCACTGTAACTTATTCCAGGTAACACCTAACATTGCTAATACGATAATTGTACCAATACCAATAATGATATAGGTTAGCATCGTCGTGATAGCATAGCTTGACCCCTGCCGAAGCTTTAACCGGGACAGTACTAAAACCTCTAATAAACCGGGTAGATTTCGCGTCATCACTAAAGCGACAATAAAAATAATAATCGCTAAAATTAAATCAGCCAGGGTAACCGCTTGTAAAGTGTGGCCAGCCTCATTTTGTACATTAGTGTGCCAAAGTTGAATACCATCTAAGAATGAGAAGATAGTAATGAAATCTGACCAAATCCAATAAAAAGCAACGATAAAGATCAGAAACAGTACCATACTGGTTAAACGTAGAGATTGTTGACTAATTAATTCAATTGACATTGGCGGTTCGGTAATTGGTTCGTTTTCTTGCTCTTCTCGCGTCATATTATGACGACGCTCTAATGCTCTTTTGTAAGCAAGCTTGCGCGCTGCAATAGATAATCCACGAATACAACTATGGTAAATAATATACCAAAGGAGTAATAAGTAGAGGCTATCAATCCAGCGACTGGAAAGTCGAAGAGTCGTGTAATAATAACCGACCATCATTAAACCAATTAACACCAGTGGAGAAAAAGCCAGTATGGTAATAATAATAGTACGAGTTAAATGCCCACCTTTTTGTTGCCAGATCCGACGGCAAAACGGCAAAGTAAATAGAAAAACTAAAAACAGGGATATTAATACAATTAATTGCCCGATGACATCATCCGCCAACCGCAAAGGATACATGACGCCATAACTTGACCAATAAATTAAAACAATCAACGGCAACATCAATTTCATCAAATGTTGACGTAACCAGGTCGTGTCTTTTTTAGCAATTAAAAAATGATTTTCTGCAATACCATCAGGTTTAAGAATATAAATACACCATCTAAATAACAGCCAAAATAGGGCTAATTGCAGAGCAAAACTCCAAACAAAATCACCATGGGGATTACCTGTTTTTAAAAACCAGTAACCAACTGCTAGTGCCATAAAAGCGCCAGGAAACGCCATCATTAGGGTTAAAATTAACGCTATCGGTGTATGTAATTGGTTATCTTTTTTGAATACTCTAACTTCCGCATTAATTTCTTTTAAACGTTGTTTAAACTTGCGATTCATCCAAAAAAAGAACAGACAAGCTAACAAAAGGGGAATAGTGACAACAGAAGAGTTAATTAGCCCTTTAAATATGCTAATTAATGATAATTTAAAATTAAAAGAGGTAATTTCTGCTTTCGCCGCTTCAGGAAAAGAAGTTAACCATGTCAGATCAATCGGTTTATTACTATTTACCCAAAAAATTTGCTGAGCTAATGTTTGTTCTAAAGAATCAATGACTCCCAGTAATTGTTGCTGATCTAACTGTAAATTAATCGCCTGAGAAATCTGATTACCCAACTGTACGTTTAATTGATCTAAAAGATCGCGGCGTATATCAATCAGTAACTCTAATGCCCGCCAGACTTCCTTCGAAAGAGGCATTGCCTTGCTCTTATCTACC from Arsenophonus sp. aPb includes these protein-coding regions:
- the dnaX gene encoding DNA polymerase III subunit gamma/tau; this translates as MSYQVLARKWRPQTFTDVVGQQHVLTALANGLQQQRLHHAYLFSGTRGVGKTTIARLFAKGLNCEVGISQNPCGQCVNCLEIAHGRFVDLIEIDAASRTKVEDTRELLDNVQYAPARGRFKVYLIDEVHMLSRHSFNALLKTLEEPPEHVKFLLATTDPQKLPITVLSRCLQFHLRTLDIDQISSQLERILAAEQISSDKRARQLIARAAEGSLRDALSLTDQAIAMGQGQVSADSVSQMLGILNDEQPLAIIEAIVHADGQKMMALVEDIALRGSDWENVLIEMLSLIHRIAMIQLLPVEMQDTASPIEERLCLLARLITPTDLQLYYQTLLVGRKELPYAPERRMGVEMTLLRALAFHPKCINDTEVSLVSSPNRIESVTVGNDIDSHTDISSNIKDKKKVIDKAISPSDEKLINTPTLQLLKAKASLKKEQEKTPLKKPDTTSSKTKTPSAMLALERLATVSAQHQRSVANQPKQIKKNEKNQQDKSYQWRPKNISEQKIERVTTPGNIKQALEYERTPELANKIALEARERDHWSAEISQLKVPKLIEQLALNAYKESFNETEICLHLRSTQRHLNTEPAHKALTKALCELYGQPIKLVIIEDDNPAVKTPLEWRQVIYEEMLAQARQSIIVDKTIQTLRTLFDAQLDEESIRPV
- the apt gene encoding adenine phosphoribosyltransferase codes for the protein MMVNEKKIQFIKDSIETIPDYPIPGVLFRDITTLLDNPAAYQATIDLLVEHYKNKGITKIVGTEARGFLFGAPVALRLGVGFVPVRKEGKLPRATLRQNYELEYGSDTLEIHKDSISAKDNVLVVDDLLATGGTIEATVRLIRQLGGKVNEAAFIICLPDLGGIERLKKHGVNCFNLVEFPGH
- a CDS encoding primosomal replication protein → MKTQKLLNALEEQIEALSEQIKPIAHSAFITSRFDQKLFYRKSHQLSDCLFEIKQHFSQLKNAVITSRLEQVTFLTEKIIAQIGAITRESATQTLREQENQHSQKEKTVDRYERLVQHQDYERRLIAMINDREQQLDKQQSYVACQKLQQEIAALTGRLVRCRQALSRIERAIEHDENQSIE
- a CDS encoding DUF2496 domain-containing protein, which translates into the protein MNLETAPLEIQVAIDLIYILEINQIEPTTALKALDIVKKDYENKKANTLLTNATKKR
- the mscK gene encoding mechanosensitive channel MscK, which encodes MFSFSRRLQNRAYYQRLVSILSLSCGLFFLFNATLVESATLTNITSRQTIQSELNALSNRSNLTALETQALADYKKAIQFYDELAELEKQADLMQKRVIQAPKEARNALEKLAKIKREQQQSEQTKTEYQHLTLSQLESQLKNKLEVLQNQQENLANINSNLVALQTQPERAMNIMLENARRLQDIRYQLNNDFSFNEDIRPSLQRLLQVEQFYLQQQNKFQQHALEANTQLQDVLQKQRDYTATYIALIQSDIQYVQAAINNKRLNYSEETAKEAQRSTINSQEVEEYPIIKHEKAINKALSERLITVTQDSNQLVQKGIRVKSWLERAIQVESNLKEQITVLRGSLLLSRILFQKQINLPPNVLTKNLPTLIADLRLEQFDINQERDQLYQSSNYINKLSDTISDSMVDKSKAMPLSKEVWRALELLIDIRRDLLDQLNVQLGNQISQAINLQLDQQQLLGVIDSLEQTLAQQIFWVNSNKPIDLTWLTSFPEAAKAEITSFNFKLSLISIFKGLINSSVVTIPLLLACLFFFWMNRKFKQRLKEINAEVRVFKKDNQLHTPIALILTLMMAFPGAFMALAVGYWFLKTGNPHGDFVWSFALQLALFWLLFRWCIYILKPDGIAENHFLIAKKDTTWLRQHLMKLMLPLIVLIYWSSYGVMYPLRLADDVIGQLIVLISLFLVFLFTLPFCRRIWQQKGGHLTRTIIITILAFSPLVLIGLMMVGYYYTTLRLSSRWIDSLYLLLLWYIIYHSCIRGLSIAARKLAYKRALERRHNMTREEQENEPITEPPMSIELISQQSLRLTSMVLFLIFIVAFYWIWSDFITIFSFLDGIQLWHTNVQNEAGHTLQAVTLADLILAIIIFIVALVMTRNLPGLLEVLVLSRLKLRQGSSYAITTMLTYIIIGIGTIIVLAMLGVTWNKLQWLAAALTFGLGFGLQEIFANFVSGIIILFERPVRIGDTVTIGNFSGTVSKIRIRATTITDFDRKEVIIPNKAFVTERLINWSLSDTITRIIIKLGVAYGSDLDKVKAILLQAAQSNNKIMSDPAPLVFFTDFGDSTLNHELRFYVRQIADRSTTLDEVNRMIDSLCREQNIDIAFNQLEVHLRNNKGDSVQEVERTLGVGKRAKHRDKNNRD